Part of the Lolium rigidum isolate FL_2022 chromosome 6, APGP_CSIRO_Lrig_0.1, whole genome shotgun sequence genome, TACAAGACGAGCGATCAAGCGGCCAAGCGACTACCCATGAATAGTCTTAGTGTCGacacaaaaatatttatgtgaacTTGCGTTTATCTAAGTGTTAAACTATGTCTGTTACGTAGTACTTTATGTTGAATTGCCGCTTGTTGAAGTTGAGTGATATTCCTTGTCTTATTGTTTACTTCGTTATACGTGCCTTTTCGGTATACAGATCAAGGTAATATGCCGTCATTTTATTGTGACAAATATTCATTTTCTTAACGTATCCGCCCGTATCCGCTCCATATTCATCTCCGGTGATTTTCGTTTCTATATTCGTTTCCGGAGTTTCCGATTTTATTTTCGATTCCATCAAGATAGACGGAAACAAAAACGAACTCCAAACGAATCCTCTTGAAACAATTGACCGTGAAATAGAAATTGACCGACCTTTAGCGAACCTTTCTAGTACTCTGTTTTGGGCGTTAACGCGACCTCCACGCAAACAGGGGTATCGGACACACATGCTCCAGTGACGCGATCAAAACGAACCGATTCATGCGGCATTATGTTTTCAAGGTCTGGGCACCTTTTAAAGCCGACGTACGGGAGCCTTAGGGAAGACCATCTCATTGTAACTCAGCACTTGTTGCTATCAAAGTGATATGTAGCATGAAGTAGAATCTCGGCCGGCTGTTGTGAGGTCCGAACCTAGATAACTCGTGTCACACCGTCTCGGACGCTCCACGCCTTACGCTCCTCTCGTCCACCACGGGGCCTACAGCGTCTGAAGCATGCATGGACCTAGGCGGGATTCGTCTTCGCAGGCATCGGCAACACCGTCGCCGTCACTTGAGTCCTCTACGCTGGAAGCTTCCCCATCGCCCCCAACGACGAGTGATGGGTCCTATCTAAGGAGAGCCCGATTCGCTCCGTCATCGTTCAGATACGCGGCGTCCACATCTTCACCAGCAAAACAATGGCGGGAGATCTAGCCTGACGGAAACCACCATGGTGACATGACCCGCATGGACCGCCTTCTGGCTGGACAAAGGAACTTTGTTATGAGTTTTACAGTTTAGATCTACTCAATACAATGCCCATCCAAAATGCCCTCGGGTCAGAGATAACGGTAGAAGATCACTGCATATCCGTCTTGGCTTTCCAACATTTGAGATACTGAGGAATCATCTCGCTGCACACATCGGTTCTATTTTAGGATCTGGCTCAACTGAGGCAGGACACGAACCTATTCTAGGGGCACTAGACCCACAGTCAGGAGACTCAAATAGCGAACATGTTGACGATAAGTAGTATCAAGCCGCCATGAGGGAGATCGAGGCTGAGATCGCTTTTGGAGATTTTGCAAACCGGCTTGCCTCCCGCCACGCAGGCATTATGGCTAATGTGGAAAAAGGCGGAGGGCAAGAAAATCCCGAAAGAGGCCTAAACTATTTCTTCCTACTCAAACCGCGTTCATGCAAGATAGATACATACTCGATGGAGTAGTCACCTCACATGAAACGGTTCATGAGTTACATCATAAGAAGATGAATGGCGTTATCCTAAAAATTGACTTCGAAAAGGCCTATGATAAAGTGAAGTGGTCTTCACCGGACTCTAaggacatctccagcggcgcgacgcaaacggacgttgagcgaccgtttgtgtccggcgtgaccgaaaatgcgtctggcaccacctccagcggggcgacgcaaagtgaccgggccgtccgcggagacgcaaacctggcccaaatatgcgcctgggatgcgtctctggcggacgctcggcggtagcGAAAAGTGTCCTCTCGCGTcaagcggacgtttcgtcgggcccgtctggcagcgaccctgcgtcgatgcgtcttctcctccAGTATCGCGgcagcgaggcgtcgcttcggcagtctgcggccgcgtaaatggcgatggctcgcgtggcgcgcggccgtcgcctacctctgcgcacgtagtaatggaGATGCCACgcatggcgcggccgtcgccctgcctccgacctatatatacaggggcgcgagcatctcatgtcctccccactaaaccctagccgccgctgccgtagcgccgcaTCCTCTCAGCCTccagcagatccaccatgagcagcgccggacgcggtcagggtgccgcgcctccacctccaccttcacctcccactccacctcctccggcgtcgagctcctccgaggagttcgactctgaagacagcacgggcgacctcctcgacccggtcagggacgccaaggcccggcctggctgaagcggagaaggaagcacaggaggagctggcgggccacgtggcgttggacgccgagctggaacagcgcaggctggcggccgccgctgcagtAGAGGACTCCGACTCagagatatcttggtcctccgatgaccctgatgcgcctacgccggaggagaaggcggcggagaagagggccatcgtcgagtctttcgagacgctcaagaacGACGCCACcaccgcgaggctggagcaggcactgagccaggacgcggcggcgcaccgagccatagcggccgcacgggaggcggcggagaagcaggtgacggagcgacgcaacgacggtgccggcacggcaggaagcaagtagtctatgcctatagatctactttttatagtttttatgcatttttatgtactactttgaaagtttttaactatgttgcaattcaaaaaatgggtcgccccggtgggagtACACCTagacgtaaacggacgcgcggacaaaaaatgtccgcggggcgacgcaaacggacgctcgtgaccacttttgggcgtccgaaatgcgtcgcgccgctggagatgccctaaggatgaaaggtttttctgaggAGTGGCGTCAGCTAATTTATAACTTTGCCTTCGGTGGAAGTGTTGCCATTACggattatattttttttttgaaaattaaaattaataattgcatcctgcataaagattactattacttttacccaatttttagattttcaaatttttaggttttaggtttggcaaaaaaaatatttaaaaaattaaaaacaatacaaattaaaaagttaatatgTATTTATTTAttgaagattattattacatcattacttttgtttattacaagaattatttgaaattcaaacaataaagaaatgtgacatcgatcaacatgttaataagattgatatgatactagtatcacatacactcaggcgaagcacttggatgcgggatgggatggaactcggaagttaagcgtgctagtgctagagtagtgggaggatgggtgaccgaacgggaagtttgaccaagagtaagtaatttgactagtagttagagatagagactaaactatgcaattaactgaaataatagaaattctgaaaaaattgaaaaaagggagtggaaaaaaattaaaaaaagtaAAATTAGAAAAATTTACGTGGAGACATTTTTGCCCCGACGCATGGAACCCACGTGGATGgacttttagtcccggttcgtaagcaaccgggactacgGGGGGGGGTCTTTAGTCTcgatcctttagtcccggttgcacaaccgggactaaagcccgttatgaaccgggactaaagccccttttttTTACTAATGGATGACTGGCGCCGGCGAAAAAGAAGCTCAGCGCCCGGTGTCGGCCATCAACACCACCCGTCGCCGGTGAAGAAGGTCAGCACACGAATTTCTTCCCCCCATTTGCTTGGTCATCAGCGCATCAAGGATTCCATCAGCTTCATCCGTGCTGCAGCCAAGGGCCCACCTGGCAGTGACCAATGACGCTTGGCTCGCAAGCCAGCCCAAGTTTTGGTAAAGCTCGAGCCAAGCTTACTTTTCCAGCTCGTGGGAGAAACGAGCCAGCCCGAGCCGAGCCGTTTTTCAGCTAGCTAAAGAGTGGCTCGCACCGAGCTCAGCCCGAGCTGGCTCGTGTCCAGCCTTGAGTCAAGATTCAGATCCGCTAAATCAGTTTATTGGACCTAATCTCTGGGAGGTGCTGATGGGGGTGGTGTGTGCATATCCATAAGAGtaaatgtatgtatgtatgtgagCGGGTGTTTCGCTAAGGAACAGTACTTGCCGGAAAAGAAAGTAATGCACATAAATACGAACTGTCTTTATTCATAGTTGGTTGACACACCATACATGTTTCAAGAGACGACCTTTATTTTATTCTTTCACGCACCCGTGAAGGTAGAAAAGCAACGCGCACCACTCTGTCGGCGGTGATCGGGCGATGAACGCGCGCCGGCGAGGGCGTGAGCACTAGTTATCAACGTTGTTACCCTCGACGGTGCACATGGGCCCGGGGAACCCGATGAACATGTCTTGGCAGATGTGGCGGGAAGGATCcgacgtggaggctgcgcagtccTTGCAGGTGGCGGCGCAATGGTCCACCTCGTCCATGCAACGGCAGTACGGCGGGATAGATCTGGTGCACAGTGCGAAGTCGCAGCAGTCCCACGGCCTCGCCAGCGCCGCTGCTGCAAGACCTCAAAGAGTAGACAGCTGTGATGTTCACGCGCTAGCAAACGGGGCAAGGAACGAAGATTGACGGTATGCTCCAGATGCATCGCGTACCTTGGGTGAggcgaatggtggtggtggcggcggccgcggagggtcggccgacgacgaggagggctCCTTCGAGCGAAAGCATCAGTAGAATGCAAGCGCTGAGGCACCTCTTCATATTCATGGCTGAAATTTTGCTGTGAATCTGAAGCTGGATAGGTAGCACGTATAAATAGCCGGCCATTGAGACCGGTCGATAAGAAACACGTCACCATCCCTTGCTAGCTGTCTGTATATACGTGGAGCTAGATCGAGTGTAACCATCCATGCAGCTTGGCAATGAATCCTGCATTATGTGAGGCCTATCCGATCCACCCAACTTGTACTATTAGGGAAGGAAATGCAATCAAATCTTTCTGGACCGTTCAAAGATTGTCTGGGGACAAAATATGGATGTGTatttttggcacatgggtgcTATGCATCCCATAAACTTTAAAATTCGtaataattttaaaatttgaaaaaaattctaAACCCTCCTGGAAATAAAGGTGATTAAGTATTGTACTTGCTAAAATACTTGGGCTTCAATGATTCCCGTGCTATCAtgggcaaaaatgacaaatttatgACTAATATAGCTTGAAAATTTTCAATTTTGGATTTTTACCTAGGATTCAATGATAGTAATTCCCTCGTGATATTTTTATATACATGTACAATACTTTATCATCTTGGTTCCCAAAAGAATTCAGATTTTTAAAATCTTTTTTGGAATTACTACAAAAAGAATGGATGTATGGGCTGCTTGGCACCCATCAGCATGGATATATTTTCCGGCAAAATATGTCCTCCTCCAGAAAATCTTTTATAGTTGGGGGCAAAATATGCCCTATCCGATCCACCTAGATAGATACGACTAGACCGGACGTGGATTTTTGTCTCCTAGGTACGCGTGTCCTGTTAAGAAAATACGTCAAGAAGTACTAAAATATATGTCTTAAATTATATGGGTAGGGAATATATGCAGGTATGTGTATGTCAAATTTGAACCTAAAATATCGAATTATGTAGcctacataaaaatgaaaaattatACTGTTCACAAGATAGTAGGAGTCATGTATATGCCATTCACAATATAACAAAGTTCCGCTTCTTCTTTTTTTGTGTAGGACACATAGTCGAATTTTTTCTTGAAAAGTTGCACAAGTAAATATCATGATTACATATGGGTGCATCGATTATGTCAATTTTTTCTTATACCTTTAGAAAGAGTTATTTGATTTTTTTATGTATCAGGCACACGGGCACCCAGGTGCTACATCGTAATAAACCGACTAAACCACCCTACAATCCGCTCCTCTAAAATCTCAACATAAAACTTGTTAAACATGTCAAATGCCAGACAAGAAGAAAAAAGACAAAACCAAATTGTATGAAGACTAACCATTTGTAGCGATTACCTTTTCTTTGACAATGAAGTGATTACCTCTCTGCTCTCACATAAAACTCCAAACGAATCCTCTTGAAACAATTGACAGTGAAAAATAGAAATGGACCGAGCTTTAGCGAACCTTTCTAGTACTCCGTATCTGTTTTGGGCGTTAACGCGACCTCCAGGCAACCAGGGGTATCGGACACACACGCGCGATCAAAACGAACCGATTCATGCGGCATCATGTTTTCAAGGTCTGGGCACCTTTTAAAGCCGACGTATGGGAGCCTTAGGGAAGACCACCTCATTGTAATTCAGCACTTGTTGTTATCATAGTGATATGTAGCATGAAGTAGAATCTCGGGCCGCCGTTGTGAGGTCCGAACCTAGATAACTCGTGTCACACAGTCTCGGACGCTCCATGCCTTACGCTCCTCTCATGCACCACGGGGCCTACGGCGTCTGAAGCATGCATGGACCCAGGCGGGATTCGTCTTCGCAGGCATCAGCGACACCGTCGCCGTCACTTGAGTCCTCTACGCTGGAAGCTTCCCCATCGCCCCCAACGACGAGTGATGGGTCCTATCTAAGGAGAGCCCGATTCGCTCCGTCATCGTTCAGATACGCGGTGTCCACATCTTCACCAGCAACAATGGCGGGGGATCTAGCCCGACGGAAACCACCATGGTGACATGACCCATATGGACCGCCTTCGGGCTGGACAAAGGAACTTTGTTATGAGTTTTACAGTTTAGATCTACTCAATACAATGTCCATCCAAAATGCCCTCGGGTCAgagataacggtggaagaccactgCATATCCGCCTTGGATTTCCAACATTTGAGATGAGGAATCATCTCCCTGCACACATCGGTTCTAGTTTAGGATCTGGCTCAACTGAGGCAGGATACGAACCTATTCTAGGGGCACTAGACCCACAGTTAGGAAATTCAAATAGCGAACATGTTGACGAGAAGTAGTATCAAGCCGCCATGAGGGAGATTGAGGATGCGATCGCTTTTGGAGAGTTTGCAAACCGGCTTGCTTCCCGCCACGCAGGCATTATGGGTAATGTGGAAAAAGGTGGAGGGCAAGAAAATCCCGAAAGAGGCCTAAACTATTTCTTCCTACTCAAACCGCGTTCATGCAAGGTAGATACATACTCGATGGAGTAGTCACCTTACATGAAACGGTTCATGAGTTACATCATAAGAAGATGAATGGCGTTATCCTAAAAATCgacttctgatacgtctccaacgtatctataatttctgatgttccatgcttgttttatgacaatacctacatgttttgctcacactttataatgtttttatgcgttttccggaactaacctattaacaagatggctgccgaagtgccagttcctgttttctgctatttttggttccagaaaggctgttcgggcaatattctcggaattcgacgaaacaaagacccagtatcttatttttcccggaagaccccagaacaccgaaggggagtcgggggcaggccagggggccaccacaccataaggcggcgcgggcccaggcctggccgcgccagcctatggtgaggaggccccagacgccctcccgcgccgcctcttcgcctataagacccctttcgacctaaaaacgcgataccaattgacgaaactccagaaagactccagggtcgccgtcgccatcgcgaaactccatttcgggggacagaatctctgttccggcacgccgccgggacggggaagtgcccccggaagccatctccatcgacgccaccgcctccatcatgctccgtgagtagttccccgatggactacgggttctagctgtagctagttggtattctctcccccatgtacttcaatacaatgatctcatgagctgccttacatgattgagattcatctgatgtaatcggtgttgtgtttgttgggatccgatggattgttacattatgattagtctatctataaagtttgtgaagttattgttgttgcaatcttgttgtgtttaatgcttgtcactagggcccgagtggcatgatcttagatttaagctctatacttattgcttagattgtatctacaagttgtttgctgatggcgtgtatttcacacgttcgttgggcaaccccaagaggaaggtatgatgcgcacagcagcaagttttccctcagaaagaaaccaaggtttatcgaaccaggaggagccaagaagcacgttgaaggttgatggcggcgggatgtagtgcggcgcaacaccggggattccggcgccaacgtggaacccgcacaacacaaccaaagtactttgccccaacgaaacaagtgaggttgtcaatctcaccggcttgctgtagcaaaggattaaccgtattgtgtggaagatgattgtttgcagagaaaacagtaaaaacaagtattgcagcatatttgtatttcagtattaaagaatggaccggggtccacagttcactagaggtgtctctcccataagataaaagcatgttgggcgaacaaattacagtcgggcaattgacaaatagagagggcataacaatgcacatacatgacatgataagtatagtgagatttaattgggcattacgacaaagtacatagaccgccatccaactgcatctatgcctaaaaagtccaccttcagagttatcgtccgaacccctccagcattaagttgcaaagcaacagcacaattgcattaagtatggtgcgtaatgtaatcaacaactacatcctcggacatagcgccaatgttttatccctagtggcaacaagcacaacacaaccttagaactttccgtcaccgtcccagtgtcaatgcaggcatgaacccactatcgagcataaatactccctcttggagttaaaagcaaaaacttggccggagcctctactagtaacggagagcatgcaagatcataaacaacacatatgtaataacttgataattaacatgacatggtattctctatccatcggatcccgacaaacacaacatagagtattacagatagatgatcttgatcatgttaggcagctcacaagatccaacaatgaagcacaatgaagagaagacaaccatctagctactgctatggacccatagtccagggggtgaactactcactcatcactccggaggcgaccatggcggtgtagagtcctccgggagatgaatcccctctccggcagggtgccggaggagatctccgtaatcccccgagatgggatcggcggcgacggcgtctcgagtaaggttttccgtatcgtggtttttcgcatcggggtttcgcgacggaggctttaagtaggcggaagggcagagtcggggcccgacgaggggcccacaccacgcaggcggcgcgggcccccttggccgcgccgccatgtggtgtcgccacctcgtggccccacttcgtatgctcttcggtcttccggaaggttcgtggcaaaataggcccccgggtcttcgtttcgtccaattccgagaatatttcgttactaggatttctgaaaccaaaaacaacggaaaacgtgaaccggcacttcggcatcttgttaataggttagttccgtgaaaatgcacaaatatgacataaagtgtgcataaaacatgtaggtatcatcaataatatggcatagaacataagaaattttcgatacgtcggagacgtatcaagcatccccaagcttagttccggtcgtcccggcgaggtaaaacgataacaaagataatttctgaagtgatatgccatcataaccttgatcatactatttgtaaacatatgtagtggatgcagcgatcaaaacaatggtaatgacatgagtaaacaagtgaatcataaagcaaagacttttcatgaatagtacttcaagacaagtattaataagtcttgcataagagttaactcataaagcaataaatcaaagtaaaggcattgaagcaacacaaaggaagattaagtttcagcggttgctttcaacttgtaacatgtatatctcatggataattgtcaacatagagtaatataacaagtacaatatgcaagtatgtaggaatcaatgcacagttcacacaagtgtttgcttcttgaggtggagagagataggtgaaccgactcaacataaaagtaaaaagaatggtccttcaaagaggaaagcatcgattgctatatttgtgctagagcttttattttgaaaacatgaaacaattttgtcaacggtagtaataaagcatatgagttatgaaaattatatcttacaagttgcaagcctcatgcatagtatactaatagtgtccgcaccttgtcctaattagcttggactaccggatctttgcaatgcacatgttttaaccaagtgtcacaatggggtacctccatgccgctcgtacaaaggtctaaggagaaagctcgcattttggatttctcgcttttgattattctcaacttagacatccataccgggacaacatggacaacagataatggactcctctttaatgcataagcatgtgacaacaattattaattctcatatgagattgaggatatatgtccaaaactgaaacttccaccatgaatcatggttttagttagcggcccaatgttcttctctaacaatatgcatgctccaaccataaaggtggtagatctctcttacttcagacaagacggacatgcatagcaactcacatgatattcaacaaggaatagttgatggcgtccccgaagcatggttatcgcacaacaagcaacttaataagagataaagtgcataagtacatattcaataccacaatagtttttaagctatttgtcccatgagctatatattgcaaaggtgaatgatggaattttaaaggtagcactcaagcaatttactttggaatggcggagaaataccatgtagtaggtaggtatggtggacacaaatggcatagtggttggctcaagtatttgggatgcatgagaagtattccctctcgatacaaggtttaggctagcaaggttatttgaaacaaacacaaggatgaacggtacagcaaaactcacataaaagacatatggtaaacattataagactccataccgtcttccttgttgttcaaaactcaatactagatgttatctagactctagagaaaccaaatatgcaaaccaaattagcaagctctaagtatttcttcattaatgggtgaaaagtatatgatgcaagagcttaaacatgagcacaacaattgccaagtatcaaattatccaagacatttttagagttactacatgtagcattttccaattccaaccatataacaaattaacgaagaagaaacttcgccatgaatactatgagtagagcctaaggacatatttgtccatatgctacagcggagcgtgtctctctcccataaagtgaatgctaggatccattttattcaaacaaaacaaaaacaaaaacaaaccgacgctccaagcaaagtacataagatgtgactgaataaaaatatagtttcaggggaggaacctgataatgttgtcgatgaagaaggggatgccttgggcatccccaagcttagacgcttgagtcttcttataatatgcaggggtgaaccaccgggcatccccaagcttagagctttcactctccttgatcatattgcatcatactcctctcttgatccttgaaaacttcctccacaccaaactcgaaacaactcattagagggttagtgcataataaaaattcacatgttcagaggtgacacaatcattcttaacacttctggatattgcataaagctaccggacattaatggatcaaagaaattcatccaacatagcaaaagaggcaatgcgaaataaaagacagtaatctgtcaaaacagaacagtccgtaaagatggattttattaggccaccagacttgctcaaacgaaaatgctcaaattgaatgaaagttgcgtacatatctgaggatcatgctcgtaaattggcttaattttctgagctacctacagggagatagacccagatttgtgacagcaaagaaatctggaactgcgcaggaatccaaatctagtacttacttttctatcaaagactttacttggcacaacaaaacataaaactaagataaggagaggttgctacagtagtaaacaacttccaagacacaaatataaaacaaaaatactgtagtaaaaacatgggttgtctcccataagcgcttttctttaacgcctttcagcctaggcgcagtaaagtgtatctcaagtattatcgaagggtggtgcacctacagcggggtttggagttttctcaaccatgcatagtatattagatacataagtttcagcgtctcccttttcattagtcttgggcttgctactctcatcaaacaaattttcatgaacaagccaagcatagttattttctagtgcatcattcatagctaggagtttacatggtattggtgctttgatctccccaccattattagcattattagtgtaccttattctatccatgtccattttttcaaggagaccaacaaaattagtatgagaaccaagcatattaaatttagcaaagacctttctagcttctcttgctagaccaccaaattctctaagaagggtttctaaaacaaaatctttcttttccccttcttccatatcaccgagtgtaagaaacatgtgttggattataggattgagattaacaaatttagtttccaacatgcgaactaaagcagcagcagcaatttcataagtaggagcaagttctaccaagtgtctatcttcaaaatcttcaacggtgctaacatgggtgaaaaattcttctatattgttcctcccaattatagacccttgtcctaccggtatgttctttgtggtaaaattaaaaggaaacatgatgaatcaagtaaagtaaatgcaagtatactaattttttgtgtgtttttgatatagcaaacaagacagtaaataaagtaaaactagcaactaatttttttgtgttttgatataatgcagcaaacaaagtagtaaataaaataaagcaagacaaaaacaaagtaaagagattgagaagtggagacttcccttgcagcagtgtcttgatctccccagcaacggcgccagaaaagagcttgatggcgtgtatttcacacgttcgttgggcaaccccaagaggaaggtatgatgcgcacagcgagcaagttttccctcgtaaagaaaccaaggtttatcgaaccaggaggagccaagaagcacgttgaaggttgatggcggcgggatgtagtgcggcgcaacaccggggattccggcgccaacgtggaacccgcacaacacaaccaaagtactttgccccaacgaaacaaagtgaggttgtcaatctcaccggcttgctgtaacaaaggattaaccgtattgtgtggaagatgattgtctctgcagagaaaacaagtaaaaacaagtattgcagcagatttgtatttcaagtattaaagaatggaccggggtccacagctcactagaggtgtctctcccataagataaaagcatgttgggtgaacaaattacagctcgggcaattgacaaatagagagggcataacaatgcacatacatgacatgataagtatagtgagatttaattgggcattacgacaaagtacatagaccgccatccaaccgcatctatgcctaaa contains:
- the LOC124664276 gene encoding Bowman-Birk type bran trypsin inhibitor-like, with product MAGYLYVLPIQLQIHSKISAMNMKRCLSACILLMLSLEGALLVVGRPSAAAATTTIRLTQAAALARPWDCCDFALCTRSIPPYCRCMDEVDHCAATCKDCAASTSDPSRHICQDMFIGFPGPMCTVEGNNVDN